CCTTCGAGGACTTCGGCGACACCAGCCTGCTGCCGAGCCAATCCCCCACGCTGATGTTGGCGGTCTGGGCGAGCCCCACCTGGGGGACCGCCTCGGCGATCTCACTCGGCTCGACGTGCCCGGGCTGGCCGGTCTTGGGCGTCAGCACCCAGATCACCCCGTTCTCGTCCAGCGGACCTCGGGCGTCGACCAGGGCATCGCCCAGATCACCGTCCCCGTCGCGCCACCAGAGCAGGACCACGTCGATGACCTCGTCGGCGTCCTCGTCGAGGAGCTCCGCTCCGATCGTCTCCTCGATCGCCGCGCGGATGTC
This Amycolatopsis sulphurea DNA region includes the following protein-coding sequences:
- a CDS encoding DUF3052 domain-containing protein, encoding MVAAGDAGNTSVAERLGIKPDMVVQEIGWDEDVDDDIRAAIEETIGAELLDEDADEVIDVVLLWWRDGDGDLGDALVDARGPLDENGVIWVLTPKTGQPGHVEPSEIAEAVPQVGLAQTANISVGDWLGSRLVSPKSSKAKQR